The proteins below are encoded in one region of Williamsia sp. DF01-3:
- a CDS encoding DNA adenine methylase translates to MGVRYIGSKARVADAILDLAGAPQGGRFVDAFCGTGSVAAVGASRGWPVTLNDTLPSAVAMSVGATVGQGNVSFPALNGYAATIRALNAVSANPGFLHAEYSPASGAAGKVERRYFTEENAARLDAMRAQIRSWSGAGLLTKVEEELLLADLLRAANRVANISGTYGCFLKNWSATALRPVVVQERVLPQRTTDLRAVVGDVTLLPTNSEDTVYFDPPYTKRQYSAYYHVLETIHAGDSPEVGGVTGLRPWRDKASDFSYKTRALDALTRLVLGTTARQVLLSYSNEGHVPREQLINALSEAGKVTVHEVKTIGRYRPNAQASANAAAVNEYVIEVLPIQFEQAKRRPSPAAARA, encoded by the coding sequence GTGGGAGTTCGCTACATCGGTAGCAAAGCGCGTGTAGCGGACGCGATCCTCGACTTGGCTGGGGCCCCACAAGGCGGACGATTCGTCGATGCCTTCTGTGGAACTGGCTCCGTCGCCGCGGTTGGAGCATCCCGGGGCTGGCCTGTGACACTGAACGACACGTTGCCGTCTGCCGTCGCTATGAGCGTGGGCGCGACGGTTGGGCAAGGCAATGTGTCGTTTCCGGCCCTCAATGGCTACGCAGCCACCATCCGTGCACTCAACGCGGTCAGCGCGAACCCTGGTTTTCTTCATGCCGAGTACAGTCCGGCGTCGGGAGCCGCTGGTAAAGTTGAACGCCGCTATTTTACTGAGGAGAACGCGGCCCGCCTAGACGCTATGCGCGCTCAGATTCGATCTTGGTCAGGCGCAGGACTTTTGACGAAGGTCGAGGAGGAACTTCTGCTGGCCGATCTTCTTCGGGCCGCCAACAGAGTCGCTAATATCTCCGGCACTTACGGTTGCTTTTTGAAAAACTGGTCGGCGACTGCCCTTCGGCCGGTGGTGGTCCAGGAACGGGTTCTGCCGCAGCGAACTACAGACCTGCGCGCCGTTGTGGGTGACGTCACGTTGTTGCCCACGAACTCCGAGGACACTGTCTACTTCGATCCGCCATACACCAAGCGGCAGTACAGCGCGTATTACCACGTGTTGGAGACGATCCACGCGGGCGACTCTCCGGAAGTCGGTGGCGTGACCGGGCTTCGGCCGTGGAGAGACAAGGCGTCGGACTTTAGCTACAAGACTCGCGCTCTGGACGCACTAACGCGTCTAGTCCTAGGCACGACTGCACGACAAGTTTTGCTCAGTTACAGCAATGAGGGCCACGTCCCCCGGGAACAGCTGATCAATGCGTTAAGTGAGGCTGGAAAGGTGACGGTGCACGAGGTGAAGACTATAGGTCGCTACCGCCCGAACGCGCAGGCGTCAGCCAACGCCGCCGCCGTTAACGAGTACGTCATCGAGGTCCTGCCTATCCAGTTCGAACAGGCTAAGCGACGTCCTTCTCCCGCAGCGGCGCGCGCATGA
- a CDS encoding helix-turn-helix transcriptional regulator encodes MSERVAGSNPGECIREARNARTWSQSRLAKQADVSRPTIARIEAGQHVRMGTLETVAQALGLSLEMGRTEG; translated from the coding sequence ATGAGCGAGCGCGTCGCAGGTAGCAACCCCGGTGAGTGTATTCGGGAGGCGAGGAACGCCCGCACCTGGTCGCAGAGTCGACTAGCCAAACAGGCAGACGTTTCCCGTCCGACGATCGCACGTATAGAGGCAGGTCAGCACGTTCGTATGGGCACATTGGAGACCGTGGCGCAGGCTTTAGGACTGTCTTTGGAGATGGGACGGACCGAGGGGTAG
- a CDS encoding AAA family ATPase has protein sequence MPIESNISPEARAVLKALAVRKNVIIAGPPGTGKSRLLNEVRELFKWDQGQTGSAPTGRIPIPASSGPIPDWFPSPSQDVSREVFQTVFDQNTKYRDFMRGLVPKIGQAGAFEVTSGTLHRAALKAGHDGNATLVLVDEINRGPAVAAFGSALVGLEADKRLPTDRKPTSTTQFFEILGDTGSHESFALPNDLYILAAMNEADTSVEPLDVAFLRRFHIHRLEPDESVLRAHFGLGAAVPLTDIPSRATDYYEALAQSFQRINEQILLGRGQAYQLGHGALMHAPADLVNIGAAQEYVATAWATLRGHVDEVFYGNTRAISDVLRAENTKSPYSLRESTFAGQTVRRITGPLRPDSAELYRLLRLIGTE, from the coding sequence ATGCCGATTGAGTCGAACATCAGCCCGGAAGCCCGGGCCGTTCTCAAGGCCCTAGCGGTGCGCAAGAATGTCATTATCGCAGGCCCTCCGGGGACCGGGAAGTCTCGCCTGCTCAACGAGGTTCGCGAGCTGTTCAAGTGGGACCAAGGCCAAACAGGCAGTGCCCCGACCGGACGTATTCCGATCCCAGCTTCATCCGGTCCTATCCCTGACTGGTTCCCGAGTCCGAGCCAAGACGTCAGCCGCGAAGTGTTCCAGACAGTCTTCGACCAAAACACTAAATACCGCGACTTTATGCGGGGACTTGTGCCGAAAATCGGACAGGCTGGCGCCTTCGAGGTGACGAGCGGAACGCTCCACAGGGCCGCGCTGAAGGCGGGCCACGACGGCAATGCAACACTAGTTCTGGTCGATGAGATTAACCGTGGCCCTGCCGTTGCTGCCTTCGGCAGCGCTCTGGTCGGGTTGGAGGCGGATAAGAGGCTTCCAACCGATCGAAAGCCCACCAGTACGACACAGTTCTTTGAAATCCTCGGCGACACCGGTAGCCACGAATCGTTCGCACTTCCTAACGACCTTTACATCCTCGCCGCCATGAATGAGGCTGACACTAGTGTGGAACCACTCGACGTCGCGTTCCTTCGCCGCTTCCACATCCACAGGCTTGAGCCCGACGAGTCCGTGCTCCGCGCTCACTTCGGGCTCGGTGCCGCAGTCCCGTTGACCGACATACCGAGCCGGGCGACGGACTACTACGAAGCCCTTGCACAGTCATTCCAAAGAATCAACGAGCAGATCCTGCTCGGACGCGGGCAAGCGTACCAACTCGGACACGGGGCGCTCATGCACGCGCCCGCCGATTTGGTGAACATCGGGGCGGCTCAGGAGTACGTAGCCACCGCATGGGCCACTCTCCGCGGTCACGTCGACGAGGTGTTCTATGGCAACACTCGCGCAATCTCCGACGTGCTCCGCGCCGAAAACACTAAGAGTCCCTACTCGTTGCGTGAATCCACGTTCGCGGGTCAGACAGTTCGGCGCATCACAGGGCCCCTCCGGCCAGACTCGGCGGAACTCTACAGGCTCTTAAGACTCATCGGCACCGAATGA